From bacterium:
CTGACAAAGCTTGCCGACATCCGGGATGCCCTGGTCAACATGGAGCCGGTGGTGACAGTGCCGGAAGATATCAGGGTCAAGGCAAAAGGGGCGCTGGACCGGATGCTGGCGGTGCCGAGGGACTAGGAGTCAGGAGCCAGTACCCAGGAGCCAGTAGTAAAATGGCCTCCCAATGGGAGGCCATTTTTATGTGATCCTTTGATTTAAGATCTTTGCTTAAAGATCTTCTCCTGACTCCTGGCTCCTGGCTCCTGGCTCCTCAATTCGCCATTCCCCGCTCTTCCCCCCCGCCTTGTGCACAAGCCTGATATCCGTGACCCTGATCCCCTTCTCCAGGCTTTTGAGCATGTCGTAGACGGTGAGGGCGGCGATAGACACCGCCGTCATGGCCTCCATCTCCACCCCCGTCTTTCCGGTGGTCGTGGCGGTGCCTTCGATGCGGATGCCGGGGAGATCCTTGTCAGGAACGACATCGACCTTCAGGGAGTCGAGCCCGATGGGGTGGGTGAGTGGAATGAGTTCGGAGGTTTTTTTGCCGCCGGTGATCCCGGCGATGCGGGCCACGGCAAATACGTCACCCTTGGGTACGCCGCCATCCAGGACAACACCCAGAGTTTCGGGTGAGACCAGCACTTCAGCTCTTGCGGTGGCGGTTCGATGTGTAGCATCTTTCGCGCCCACATCCACCATCCTGGCGCGACCCTTTTCGTCCAGGTGGGTCAGGTCGGCCAAGGGGCTACTCGTCCTCGTCCATGAATTCGGTAATAATGCGGGCGTCTTCGGCAGAAACATCCCTGAAGGCTATGCCCAGCCCCACCATCCCATCATCGAGCTCCCGCATATGGACGATCTCACCGGTTATCTGGATGACGTGATCCCTGATGCCGAGGATGACCTCCACCTCTTTGTTCTCTGACGGGACGGGTTGGGAACACTCAAGGAGGATGCCTCCTTCGGAAAGATCCAGGGTTCGCCCCACGATCTCCAAATCAACACGGCCATCGGGATCCTTGTGGCTCAAGGAAACGAGGTTAAGAGTCTCAAGGCGTTTGTGGCGTGGTCTCGGTGGCTTTTTGCTCAACGTGATCCTCCTTGATGACCATCCTTGAGGCTGCTCGGCGGTAGACTTTTTAGCGGGAAATTAACCTCTACCAAGAAGTTTGATATAGGGCGATGGATATCATGTTTTCCCTTCTATTGCAATTAGTTTGGCCGATTCCTTTTGACTTTGAAAGGTCGATTGGCTATAGTCAACGGGTTTAAAAAAGGAGGGGTATGCACAGGATTTCTGTGTCCACCAGACGGAGGGAAGAGCTGGTGGATGTCACATCATCTATCGAGGATGCTGTCGGGAAGGCCGGCATTCCTTTCGGCCTTTGTGTTTTGTACTGTCCCCATACAACCGCGGCGATCACTGTCAACGAAGGCGCTGACCCTTCGGTTGCAGAAGACATGGTGATGGGTCTCCAGCGGTTGATACCCGGGGATTGGAACTTCTCCCACATGGAAGGCAACTCGGACGCTCACATAAAGGCCAGCCTCATCGGGCCCTCGGAAACGGTGATTATTGATGGCGGCAAGCTTGTTCTGGGCACATGGCAGCGGATCTTTTTCTGCGAGTTCGATGGTCCTCGAAAAAGGGTATTTTTTGTGAAGCTTCAAGGCAGGGAAGAGACCAGATGAGCAGCCAGCTCAGCCTGGAAGGGTATAGGGAGTGTCACGTTTGCTCCGTCACCAACAAGATGAAAGCCAGGCAATGTTTCCAGTGTATCGGGCGCCTGGATCTTAAGGACCTGCTGCTTCTCGAGGGAGAAAAGCGCTGGCGTCGTCAGCGAGCACCCATCCTGTCTGCCATATTTCCGGGATTGGGCCACTGGTACTCGGGCCGCAGGTATATCGGTACCTACTTCTTTGCCATGGCTCCTCTGAGCATCGGCCTTATCCTTGCAACCTACCAGAAGTGGAGCTGGGGGTTGTCGATCCTTACCTTGTCCTTTATTCTTGTCTGGTTCCTTGCCATCATCGATTCCAGAAAAGGCCCCTTCTACTTCAATCCCCCCTGCCAGGAGGCCTGTCCGGGCAGCGTGCCATGCTCCCACTATGTTCACCTTGCCGCGGCAGGGAAAGACCTTGAATCCCTGGAACTGGTTGAGTCGGTATGCCCCTTTCCAGGGACCATAGGAAGGATCTGTCATCACCCCTGCGAACAGGAATGCAACCGCGGCAAGGACGGTGAGTCGGTGGCCATCTGCGCTCTGAAGCGGTTCGTGGACGACAATACGGACAGATCCTATAACTTCTACCGCAGGGAACTGGACAAGGGAGTCGAACCTGTGGGCAAGAAGGTTGCTGTGATCGGGGCTGGGCCTTCGGGTCTGAGCGCGGCTCTTTACCTGAAACTCTTCGGGTTTGACGTCACGGTCTTCGAAGGCCGTGAGTTCGGGGGAGGCACTCCCGCTATTTACGCTCCGGAGTACAGGTTGCCACACAGCATATATAAGCGTGAAGTGGACAGGATCCTCGAACTGGACCTGGACCTGAAGTTCGGAATGAGGCTTGGGGAGGATTTTACTCTCCAGGATCTGGAGAAACAGGGATTCAA
This genomic window contains:
- the moaC gene encoding cyclic pyranopterin monophosphate synthase MoaC translates to MADLTHLDEKGRARMVDVGAKDATHRTATARAEVLVSPETLGVVLDGGVPKGDVFAVARIAGITGGKKTSELIPLTHPIGLDSLKVDVVPDKDLPGIRIEGTATTTGKTGVEMEAMTAVSIAALTVYDMLKSLEKGIRVTDIRLVHKAGGKSGEWRIEEPGARSQESGEDL
- a CDS encoding PilZ domain-containing protein; this translates as MSKKPPRPRHKRLETLNLVSLSHKDPDGRVDLEIVGRTLDLSEGGILLECSQPVPSENKEVEVILGIRDHVIQITGEIVHMRELDDGMVGLGIAFRDVSAEDARIITEFMDEDE
- a CDS encoding secondary thiamine-phosphate synthase enzyme YjbQ — encoded protein: MHRISVSTRRREELVDVTSSIEDAVGKAGIPFGLCVLYCPHTTAAITVNEGADPSVAEDMVMGLQRLIPGDWNFSHMEGNSDAHIKASLIGPSETVIIDGGKLVLGTWQRIFFCEFDGPRKRVFFVKLQGREETR